Proteins found in one uncultured Campylobacter sp. genomic segment:
- the nadE gene encoding NAD(+) synthase: MFLDDLLPQLTDFLSERLDETGADAFVVGISGGLDSAVVSALCALTEIPTYGLILPSAGSNLENMADGIFHCESFNIPYEIQEIAPFVENFTALNPGASALRIGNFAARVRMSLLYDYSAAKRGVVVGTSNLSERMLGYGTIYGDLACAFNPIGEILKTDLFKFAKILCIDDAIIKKAPSADLWENQSDERELGYSYEILDSVLRDIFSHEALRTKFRSGEQITANDLKYLQNSRHNQELVKFVVRRILKNNFKLRAPAVARIEPAH; this comes from the coding sequence ATGTTTTTGGACGATTTGCTGCCGCAACTGACCGATTTTTTATCGGAAAGGCTTGACGAGACTGGTGCGGACGCCTTTGTAGTGGGTATCAGCGGTGGGCTTGACAGCGCCGTGGTTTCTGCGCTTTGTGCACTTACCGAGATCCCCACTTACGGGCTTATCCTACCTAGTGCGGGTTCAAATTTAGAAAATATGGCAGACGGTATCTTTCACTGCGAATCCTTTAATATCCCCTACGAAATCCAAGAGATCGCGCCATTTGTAGAAAATTTTACCGCTTTAAATCCCGGCGCAAGCGCTCTTCGCATCGGAAATTTCGCCGCGCGCGTAAGAATGAGCTTACTTTATGATTACAGCGCGGCTAAGCGTGGCGTAGTCGTAGGCACAAGCAATCTTAGCGAGAGGATGCTCGGCTACGGCACGATTTACGGAGATTTAGCCTGCGCGTTTAATCCGATCGGCGAAATTTTAAAAACCGATCTGTTTAAATTCGCAAAAATTTTATGCATAGACGATGCGATCATCAAAAAAGCCCCGAGCGCCGATTTATGGGAAAACCAAAGCGACGAACGTGAGCTTGGATACAGCTACGAGATCTTAGATAGTGTGCTAAGAGATATTTTTTCGCACGAAGCGCTGCGGACGAAATTTCGCTCAGGCGAGCAAATAACCGCAAACGATCTAAAATATCTGCAAAACTCGCGCCACAATCAAGAGCTGGTGAAATTTGTCGTCCGTAGAATTCTTAAAAATAATTTTAAGCTTCGCGCACCCGCGGTCGCCCGCATAGAGCCCGCACACTAA
- the kdsB gene encoding 3-deoxy-manno-octulosonate cytidylyltransferase encodes MIVIPARLASTRFKNKILCEFDGVPMFIKTAQNAAKADRVLIAVDEPQILKIAQDYGFDAVLTAREHQSGTDRIAEAVANAALAEDEIVINIQADEPFFESENLIKFKDFAHETIAQKGAFMASCYKYISQQAAEDPNLVKLVLDNAGFAIYFSRSLIPYPRAACECYLGHIGIYAYSVRNLKRFCALPASALEDTEKLEQLRAISAGEKIAMLGIETESIGIDTPADYERALKKFGNGI; translated from the coding sequence ATGATAGTAATCCCCGCGCGCCTTGCTTCGACGCGCTTTAAAAATAAAATTTTATGTGAGTTTGACGGCGTGCCGATGTTTATCAAAACGGCTCAAAATGCCGCCAAAGCAGACCGCGTGCTAATCGCCGTGGATGAGCCGCAAATTTTAAAGATCGCGCAAGATTACGGCTTTGACGCAGTTCTCACCGCGCGCGAGCATCAAAGCGGCACCGATCGCATCGCTGAAGCGGTCGCGAACGCAGCGCTTGCGGAGGATGAGATCGTCATCAATATCCAAGCCGACGAGCCCTTTTTCGAGAGTGAAAATTTGATTAAATTTAAAGATTTTGCGCACGAGACGATCGCGCAAAAGGGCGCATTTATGGCGAGCTGCTACAAATACATAAGCCAGCAGGCGGCAGAGGATCCGAATTTAGTCAAGCTAGTGCTTGATAATGCGGGCTTTGCGATCTATTTTTCGCGCTCACTCATCCCCTACCCGCGCGCGGCATGCGAGTGCTACCTCGGACACATCGGCATCTACGCATACAGCGTGCGGAATTTAAAGCGGTTTTGCGCCCTGCCCGCCTCAGCGCTGGAAGATACCGAAAAACTCGAGCAACTTCGCGCCATAAGCGCCGGCGAGAAGATCGCGATGCTTGGGATCGAAACCGAAAGCATCGGCATCGACACGCCGGCTGATTACGAGCGCGCGCTAAAGAAGTTCGGCAATGGAATTTGA
- a CDS encoding lipocalin family protein, giving the protein MKFKNLIILAFCALFLGSCAKSLSPKAPIVKNFDIAKFSGGWYEIARMKGGGELQNTAYECFVDKNSTINLLKTAKTSSGKIENEQHVLEFAGDKSVGLLYQKGLISDSLYRVAQVDGDYRYALIFGADTSELYILSRTKTLPEPIRILYLKKAKHSGYDTKKIVWTKQQ; this is encoded by the coding sequence ATGAAATTTAAAAACTTAATTATATTGGCGTTTTGCGCGCTATTTTTGGGCTCATGCGCCAAAAGTCTGAGCCCGAAAGCGCCGATCGTAAAAAACTTCGACATCGCTAAATTTAGCGGCGGCTGGTATGAGATCGCCCGTATGAAGGGCGGCGGCGAGCTGCAAAACACCGCCTACGAGTGCTTCGTCGATAAAAATTCCACGATCAATCTTCTAAAAACCGCCAAAACAAGCTCGGGTAAAATCGAAAACGAGCAGCACGTGTTGGAGTTCGCGGGCGATAAAAGCGTAGGTCTGCTCTATCAAAAAGGTCTGATTTCCGACTCCCTCTACCGCGTGGCGCAGGTAGACGGCGACTATCGCTATGCCCTGATCTTCGGCGCCGATACGAGCGAGCTTTACATCCTCTCGCGCACCAAAACCCTGCCCGAGCCGATCCGCATCCTATATCTAAAAAAGGCGAAGCATAGCGGTTACGACACCAAAAAAATCGTCTGGACGAAGCAGCAATAA
- a CDS encoding tetraacyldisaccharide 4'-kinase encodes MFKLLIERNLYDPSPAWLALGVILAPLSLLYTLIVCLKRLFAKPQKFKIPIISVGNLTLGGSGKTPLVRALFKEFNGGLKTCIILRGYGRKSRGLLEVALGGRVLCDVRQSGDEAMEYALFLRGANVIVSEDRTAGILRAQTLGFELVILDDGFSKFNISKFDILLRPQSAPKLPFCLPFAAYRYPPFFYKFADFIPTPSDISQSFKIVSAADLQEGLNGTDEISNFADKISNLNLNRVADEISNLNPAAADKILNSKEAGFEKSSTILISAIAKPWRLQEFLPLTKTHAFFPDHYNFKKEQILELLRSEDAEHILCTAKDYVKLRDFGAEISVILLNLKLSENFIRKIQNYINQAMIK; translated from the coding sequence GTGTTTAAACTCCTAATCGAGCGAAACTTATACGATCCGAGCCCCGCGTGGCTTGCGCTTGGAGTGATTTTAGCGCCGTTATCGCTGCTTTATACGCTTATTGTCTGCCTAAAAAGGCTCTTTGCTAAGCCGCAAAAATTTAAAATTCCAATAATCAGCGTCGGAAATTTGACCCTCGGCGGAAGTGGCAAAACCCCGCTAGTGCGGGCGCTTTTTAAAGAATTTAACGGGGGGCTCAAAACCTGCATCATCCTTCGCGGATACGGACGCAAAAGCAGAGGCTTGCTCGAAGTAGCGCTCGGCGGACGGGTACTTTGCGACGTGCGGCAAAGCGGCGATGAGGCGATGGAATATGCGCTGTTTCTGCGCGGCGCAAACGTGATCGTCAGCGAAGATCGCACCGCAGGGATTTTGCGCGCGCAAACTCTCGGCTTTGAGCTGGTGATCTTGGACGACGGATTTTCTAAATTTAATATCTCTAAATTTGATATCTTGCTACGCCCTCAAAGCGCGCCGAAGCTGCCCTTTTGCCTGCCGTTCGCCGCGTATCGCTACCCGCCGTTTTTTTATAAATTTGCGGATTTCATACCCACGCCCAGCGATATTTCGCAGAGCTTTAAGATCGTTTCGGCGGCGGATCTGCAAGAGGGGCTAAACGGCACGGATGAAATTTCAAATTTTGCGGATAAAATTTCGAATTTAAATTTAAATCGCGTGGCAGATGAAATTTCAAATTTAAACCCCGCCGCCGCGGATAAAATTTTAAATTCCAAAGAGGCTGGCTTTGAAAAATCCAGCACGATCTTAATCAGCGCCATCGCCAAACCTTGGCGCTTACAAGAGTTTTTGCCGCTCACAAAAACCCACGCCTTCTTTCCGGATCATTATAATTTCAAAAAAGAGCAGATTTTAGAGCTGCTAAGGAGCGAGGACGCGGAGCATATCCTATGCACGGCAAAAGATTACGTGAAATTGAGGGATTTTGGCGCGGAAATTTCGGTGATTTTGTTAAATTTGAAGCTAAGCGAAAACTTTATCCGCAAAATTCAAAACTACATAAACCAAGCTATGATAAAATAA
- a CDS encoding DegT/DnrJ/EryC1/StrS aminotransferase family protein, with translation MKEIPFYKAQIDKKEEDLIKSALYNSDIRYSEIFEEDICKYFGVKHAVSTTSGTTALHLALCAMDIKRGDKILCSVNSFPNVAEVIRHFDAEPVFVDIDPISFNITSESLARTIDQNRHKKLKCAFISHIAGLAADIDAISEVAKSENIILIDDACRAMGATYKGAKIGALKSSLISCFQINPQAQDAISTAGFFVTNDDEIANAAQILRNGGIVGDAFYKDGNMSFTYDVDRIGQKYDLNAINSAYAIAQFEKTDAFIKRRKQIAAAYREQLANCPHVTLPSDSEEHIYTQFIVKIDKNRDDFAKALIARGVSVSLHYVPVHLLSYYKSKYNYKVNDFPNALKNYQQILSLPIYTALSDDDVSYICEQIKEIAQNRV, from the coding sequence ATGAAAGAGATACCGTTTTATAAGGCTCAAATCGATAAAAAAGAGGAAGACTTAATTAAAAGCGCCCTTTATAACAGCGATATAAGATATAGCGAAATTTTTGAAGAGGATATTTGTAAATATTTCGGCGTAAAGCACGCCGTATCTACCACGAGCGGCACGACGGCGCTACATCTGGCGCTTTGCGCGATGGATATTAAGCGCGGAGATAAAATTTTATGCTCCGTAAATTCCTTCCCCAATGTCGCCGAAGTGATCCGCCACTTCGACGCAGAGCCCGTTTTCGTAGATATCGATCCGATAAGCTTTAACATTACGAGCGAAAGCCTTGCTCGCACGATAGATCAGAACCGCCACAAGAAACTAAAATGCGCTTTCATCTCGCACATCGCGGGGCTTGCTGCGGATATAGACGCCATCAGCGAGGTAGCCAAAAGCGAAAATATCATCCTTATAGACGATGCGTGCCGCGCTATGGGCGCTACCTATAAAGGCGCAAAAATCGGAGCGCTTAAAAGCTCGCTCATATCGTGCTTTCAGATCAATCCTCAAGCGCAAGACGCGATCTCTACGGCGGGCTTTTTCGTCACGAACGACGATGAGATCGCAAACGCCGCACAAATTTTAAGAAACGGCGGCATTGTGGGAGATGCCTTTTACAAAGACGGCAATATGTCCTTTACCTACGACGTCGATCGCATCGGTCAAAAATACGATCTTAACGCTATAAATTCCGCCTACGCCATCGCTCAGTTTGAAAAAACCGACGCTTTTATAAAGCGCCGCAAGCAGATCGCCGCAGCGTATCGCGAGCAGCTCGCAAACTGCCCGCACGTGACGCTTCCAAGCGACAGCGAGGAGCATATCTATACTCAATTCATCGTAAAGATCGACAAAAACCGCGACGATTTCGCCAAAGCGCTGATCGCGCGCGGAGTAAGCGTTTCTCTGCACTACGTACCGGTACATCTGCTAAGCTACTATAAAAGCAAATATAATTACAAGGTCAATGACTTCCCGAATGCGCTTAAAAACTATCAGCAAATTTTATCCCTGCCGATCTACACGGCGCTTAGCGACGACGATGTGAGCTACATTTGCGAGCAGATCAAAGAGATAGCGCAAAATCGTGTTTAA
- a CDS encoding SAM-dependent methyltransferase: protein MRFDLLVANTLKISRNQAAALIKQDKILLRGAVQNRPSVQIAPEQSGEISATDQIYVSRGALKLAGFLDELAENGLLASCGENSPNSAAEISKPCSGAKSADSKSVATQRAGEVTTQISSVDFAATDKILGANEADKIPSAATATTKSAKVDVAATRTAKTSANTAELLQTGAGKQTVEFLQMSAGAETAEFLQADADAETEEILIAAKASKSGGNAGACRNEGGAKPVQTKPSQKDILNLAGADVLDVGSSTGGFVQILLQRGAKSVTALDVGSSQLSEILRRDPRVIVRENTDIREFESKKKFDLITCDVSFISLNLILKSLASLAKSALIVLFKPQFEVGAEIKRNKKGVLKDEKAVCTARAKFERLCAELGLAVLHTSACKITGKEGNREFFYLLKRMNDEI from the coding sequence ATGAGATTTGATCTGCTCGTCGCAAATACGCTTAAAATCAGCAGAAATCAGGCTGCCGCGCTGATAAAACAGGATAAAATTTTGCTGCGAGGCGCCGTGCAAAACAGGCCCTCTGTGCAGATTGCGCCCGAGCAGAGCGGCGAAATCAGCGCGACCGATCAAATTTACGTAAGCAGGGGCGCGCTCAAGCTTGCGGGCTTTCTGGACGAGCTCGCCGAAAACGGGCTTTTGGCGAGTTGCGGCGAAAATTCGCCTAACTCGGCGGCAGAAATTTCAAAGCCGTGCAGCGGCGCGAAGAGCGCAGATAGCAAATCGGTAGCAACGCAAAGAGCGGGTGAAGTAACGACGCAAATTTCAAGTGTAGATTTTGCGGCTACGGATAAAATTTTAGGCGCGAACGAGGCTGATAAAATTCCAAGCGCGGCTACCGCGACGACAAAGAGCGCAAAAGTAGATGTCGCAGCAACCCGTACCGCAAAAACTAGCGCCAATACGGCGGAGCTTTTACAAACCGGTGCAGGCAAGCAAACAGTGGAATTTTTACAGATGAGCGCAGGCGCCGAAACGGCAGAGTTTTTGCAAGCAGACGCAGATGCCGAGACGGAAGAGATTTTAATTGCGGCGAAAGCCTCCAAATCGGGCGGCAATGCGGGCGCGTGCCGCAACGAAGGCGGCGCGAAGCCTGTACAAACAAAGCCCTCGCAAAAAGATATTTTAAATTTAGCGGGAGCCGATGTTTTGGACGTGGGCAGCAGCACCGGCGGATTTGTGCAGATTTTATTGCAGCGCGGCGCAAAGAGCGTGACTGCGCTTGACGTCGGTAGCTCGCAGCTAAGCGAAATTTTGCGACGTGACCCTCGCGTGATCGTGCGCGAAAACACCGACATCAGGGAGTTTGAAAGCAAGAAGAAATTTGATCTCATCACCTGCGACGTGAGCTTCATCTCACTAAATTTGATCTTAAAAAGTCTCGCGAGCCTTGCAAAAAGCGCTCTCATCGTGCTATTTAAGCCGCAATTTGAAGTCGGCGCGGAGATCAAGCGAAATAAAAAAGGCGTGCTTAAAGACGAAAAAGCGGTGTGCACTGCACGGGCGAAATTTGAGCGGCTATGCGCCGAGCTGGGGCTTGCTGTGCTGCACACTAGCGCCTGCAAAATCACGGGTAAAGAGGGAAATAGGGAATTTTTCTATCTTCTAAAAAGGATGAACGATGAAATTTAA
- the argB gene encoding acetylglutamate kinase gives MIKKSKTAEVIISALPYIRKFRDKIFVVKYGGAAQTDDILKIDFARDIVLLHMVGIKIIVVHGGGKKINQTLDKIGVQSEFKDGLRVTSKDAIEITEMVLSGAVNKEITALLNQNGAPAIGISGKDGGLLRAKFLDEKKYGFVGEITEVNTKLINDLLQKDYLPVIAPLAGGEADENVSFNINADLCASRIAAALKASKAIFLSDIDGVLDKEGNLISKLDAALISKLKKDGTIAGGMIPKVDACLQCVRNGANAAHIINGKIPHSILLELFTDGGIGSLIKEEI, from the coding sequence ATGATAAAAAAGAGCAAAACCGCCGAAGTCATCATCTCCGCGCTGCCCTATATCCGTAAATTTAGAGATAAAATTTTCGTCGTCAAATATGGCGGTGCGGCGCAAACAGACGATATACTCAAGATTGATTTTGCCCGCGACATCGTGCTTTTACATATGGTCGGCATCAAGATCATCGTCGTGCACGGCGGCGGCAAAAAGATCAATCAGACCCTGGATAAGATCGGCGTGCAGAGCGAGTTTAAGGACGGTCTTCGCGTAACGAGTAAAGACGCGATCGAAATTACCGAAATGGTGCTAAGCGGCGCGGTAAATAAAGAGATCACGGCGCTTTTGAACCAAAACGGTGCGCCCGCAATCGGCATCAGCGGCAAGGACGGCGGGCTTTTGAGGGCAAAATTCCTCGATGAGAAAAAATACGGCTTCGTAGGCGAGATCACCGAGGTAAACACCAAGCTGATAAACGACCTGCTGCAAAAGGACTATCTGCCGGTGATCGCCCCGCTTGCGGGTGGCGAGGCGGACGAAAACGTAAGCTTTAATATCAACGCCGATCTTTGCGCCAGCAGGATCGCAGCCGCGCTAAAAGCGAGCAAGGCGATATTTTTAAGCGACATTGACGGCGTGCTTGATAAAGAGGGAAATTTAATCAGCAAGCTTGATGCCGCGCTCATTTCGAAACTCAAAAAGGACGGCACGATCGCAGGCGGCATGATCCCAAAGGTCGATGCGTGCCTGCAATGCGTGCGAAACGGCGCAAATGCCGCGCATATCATAAACGGCAAAATTCCGCACTCTATCCTGCTTGAGCTTTTCACGGACGGCGGCATAGGAAGTTTGATAAAGGAAGAAATTTAG
- the thrC gene encoding threonine synthase: protein MKLVSTRDFSQKADLSYALLNPSASGGGLFSPERLPLLSEDFLKQCEELSYKQIALKIIESFDFDVSSEIFESALKRYDKFENPACPVQIKKLSENAYILELYHGPTLAFKDMALQPFGALLKSIAKARNEKFLIMCATSGDTGPATLEAFADDENIKAVCLYPHGGTSEIQRQQMVKQSAANLKILGVRGNFDDTQRALKSLLADDDFRNELARANLNLSAANSVNFGRILFQIIYYIYASIYFSKHGVLSPEQNLKQSDQCPACGKNFDAAGANSAQSAKFNTFDVIVPSGNFGNALGAYFAKKMGAKIGKIKIASNANNILTELFTCGIYDLRKRELIRTISPAMDILISSNVERLLSDMFGDARTNELMQSLARDKFYKLSASELAKLREIFEADFCDDAQCAKFIKQESSHGVLIDPHTATCFKLLDESRLNLVISTAKWIKFTPSMIGAIKGRACEDERADMIALSKEFRSDIPPQISRLFSAPQVHSSVVEQSEIKNAIMEWIKK, encoded by the coding sequence ATGAAACTGGTTTCAACGAGAGATTTTTCGCAAAAAGCGGATCTTAGCTACGCGCTGCTAAATCCGAGCGCAAGCGGCGGCGGGCTTTTCAGCCCCGAGCGGCTGCCGCTTTTGAGCGAGGATTTTTTAAAGCAGTGCGAGGAGCTGAGCTACAAACAGATCGCGCTTAAAATCATCGAGAGTTTCGATTTTGACGTAAGCAGCGAGATTTTTGAGAGTGCGCTAAAGCGCTACGATAAATTTGAAAATCCCGCCTGCCCCGTCCAGATCAAAAAACTAAGCGAAAACGCCTATATTTTGGAGCTTTACCACGGCCCGACGCTCGCGTTTAAGGATATGGCGCTACAGCCCTTCGGCGCGCTTTTAAAAAGCATCGCAAAAGCTAGAAATGAAAAATTTTTAATAATGTGCGCCACTAGCGGCGACACGGGGCCTGCAACACTGGAGGCTTTTGCGGACGACGAAAACATCAAAGCGGTCTGCCTCTATCCGCATGGCGGCACGAGCGAGATTCAGCGCCAGCAGATGGTCAAACAAAGCGCGGCAAATCTTAAAATTTTAGGCGTGCGCGGCAACTTCGACGACACGCAACGCGCGCTAAAATCGCTACTGGCTGACGATGATTTCAGAAACGAGCTCGCTCGGGCGAATTTAAATCTAAGCGCCGCAAACTCGGTAAATTTCGGCAGGATTTTATTTCAGATCATCTACTACATCTATGCTAGTATCTATTTCTCAAAGCACGGCGTATTGAGCCCCGAGCAAAATTTAAAGCAAAGCGATCAGTGTCCGGCGTGCGGCAAAAATTTTGACGCGGCGGGCGCAAACAGCGCGCAGAGCGCTAAATTTAACACCTTCGACGTCATAGTGCCTAGCGGAAATTTCGGCAACGCGCTGGGAGCGTATTTCGCCAAAAAAATGGGCGCAAAGATCGGCAAAATCAAGATCGCTTCAAACGCGAACAATATCCTAACCGAGCTTTTTACGTGCGGCATCTACGATCTGCGAAAGCGCGAGCTCATCCGCACAATCAGCCCTGCGATGGATATTTTGATTAGCTCCAACGTCGAGCGGCTGCTTAGCGATATGTTCGGCGATGCGCGCACGAACGAGCTGATGCAAAGCTTGGCGCGAGATAAATTTTATAAGCTTAGCGCGAGTGAGCTTGCGAAGCTGCGCGAGATTTTTGAGGCGGATTTTTGCGACGATGCGCAGTGCGCTAAGTTTATCAAACAAGAAAGCAGCCACGGCGTGCTGATCGATCCGCACACGGCGACCTGCTTTAAGCTACTTGACGAAAGCCGCCTAAATCTCGTCATTTCGACCGCGAAGTGGATTAAATTTACGCCGTCGATGATCGGCGCGATCAAAGGCAGGGCTTGCGAGGATGAAAGGGCCGATATGATCGCGCTTTCGAAGGAATTTCGCAGCGACATCCCGCCGCAGATCTCACGCCTTTTCAGCGCGCCGCAGGTGCATTCTAGCGTCGTGGAGCAAAGCGAGATCAAAAACGCCATAATGGAGTGGATCAAAAAATGA
- a CDS encoding riboflavin kinase produces MGFEAGLNSAQDRAPCCEGQAAHSAQNLDEISACNSAEISTQNFAASESLDAENKILEAVDKNSGAKFACVKFIKFLRENRKFSDLAQLKEQILKDVSEAEAVLRSRKF; encoded by the coding sequence GTGGGTTTTGAGGCTGGTCTAAATTCCGCGCAAGATCGCGCGCCGTGCTGCGAGGGGCAAGCCGCACATTCTGCGCAAAATTTAGATGAAATTTCGGCGTGTAATTCGGCTGAAATTTCTACACAAAATTTTGCGGCGAGCGAGAGCTTGGACGCCGAAAATAAAATTTTAGAGGCTGTGGACAAAAACAGCGGCGCGAAATTTGCTTGCGTGAAATTCATAAAGTTCCTACGTGAAAATCGCAAATTTAGCGATCTAGCGCAGCTTAAAGAGCAGATTTTAAAAGACGTTTCAGAGGCGGAGGCGGTACTACGAAGCCGTAAATTTTAA
- the ligA gene encoding NAD-dependent DNA ligase LigA gives MNYDEYRSAVDTLNAWARAYYTDDRPIASDEEYDELYSQAEKFEEQNPALALPYSPTRRIGGAISEGFSKLAHGAQMWSMEDIFDDADLLAWLARGEKSGAQFYVEPKFDGASLNLTYEGGVLISAATRGDGLIGEDVTQNARAIKSVPLQIPYEGRIEIRGETLIAKSDFDALNDERAANGESLFSNPRNAAAGSLRQLDSAIVAKRKLKFIPWGVGEHSLGFALHSQIMEFVRSLGFLRDEFCRICKSASEIRSAYEALHSMRASKDLMLDGMVIRVNELSKCAQMGYTVKFPRFMVAYKFPAVEKVTRLREINLQVGRTGAVTPVAVVDSVNIDGANVSNATLHNFDEIARLGLMKNDFVGIIRSGDVIPKITSVYKQRRDGTQSEISRPDRCPVCGEKLLDEGALIKCQNLDCKARVIGSLIYFCSKKCMNIEGLSDATITQLFESGKISKISDIYALGAQDLADLEGFADKKISNLLGAINASKNAPLECFIASLGIEHIGEVAARKIAAAFGQDWLDASEDEILRLEGFGEAMARSLAEFCKINREKILNLSEIIAPRAPQTQTTKSAFTDRSVVITGTLSRPRDEFKARLLAMGAKVQGSVSAKTDFVLAGAESGSKLQKARSLGVRVIDESEFEAIASLATTDTNSPGRSEPQTLAGSGE, from the coding sequence ATGAATTACGATGAATACAGATCCGCGGTAGATACGCTAAATGCGTGGGCGCGGGCATATTACACCGACGATCGGCCGATCGCAAGCGACGAGGAGTACGACGAGCTTTATTCGCAAGCGGAGAAATTTGAGGAGCAAAATCCCGCGCTCGCGCTGCCCTACTCGCCTACACGGCGCATCGGAGGCGCGATCAGCGAGGGCTTTTCTAAGCTCGCTCACGGCGCGCAGATGTGGTCGATGGAGGATATTTTCGACGACGCGGATCTTTTGGCGTGGCTAGCTCGCGGCGAGAAGAGCGGCGCGCAGTTTTACGTCGAGCCGAAATTTGACGGCGCGAGCTTAAATTTGACCTACGAAGGCGGCGTGCTTATAAGCGCGGCGACGCGCGGCGACGGGCTTATAGGCGAGGACGTGACGCAAAACGCAAGAGCGATCAAATCGGTGCCGCTTCAGATCCCCTACGAGGGAAGGATCGAGATCCGCGGCGAGACGCTGATCGCAAAGAGCGATTTTGACGCGCTAAACGACGAGCGCGCCGCAAACGGCGAGAGCCTGTTTTCAAACCCGCGCAACGCCGCCGCGGGAAGCCTGCGCCAGCTAGATAGCGCGATCGTAGCGAAGCGGAAGCTAAAATTTATCCCGTGGGGAGTGGGCGAGCATTCGTTAGGCTTTGCGCTGCACTCGCAGATAATGGAGTTTGTGCGCAGCTTAGGTTTCTTACGCGACGAGTTTTGCCGCATCTGCAAGAGCGCAAGCGAGATCAGGAGCGCGTACGAGGCGCTACATAGCATGCGCGCGAGCAAAGACCTGATGCTTGACGGCATGGTAATCCGCGTAAACGAGCTTTCAAAGTGCGCACAGATGGGCTATACGGTGAAATTTCCGCGCTTTATGGTCGCATACAAATTCCCCGCGGTCGAAAAGGTAACGCGGCTGCGCGAGATCAATCTGCAGGTCGGCCGCACCGGCGCGGTCACCCCCGTAGCCGTCGTAGATAGCGTAAATATCGACGGCGCGAACGTTTCAAACGCGACGCTTCATAATTTCGACGAGATCGCGCGGCTGGGGCTGATGAAAAACGACTTCGTAGGCATCATCCGCAGCGGCGACGTGATCCCGAAGATCACGAGCGTTTACAAACAGCGCAGAGACGGCACGCAGAGCGAAATTTCGCGCCCCGATCGCTGCCCGGTTTGCGGCGAGAAGCTACTTGACGAAGGCGCGCTCATAAAGTGTCAAAACCTCGATTGCAAGGCGCGCGTGATAGGCTCGCTGATCTATTTCTGCTCCAAAAAATGCATGAATATCGAAGGGCTAAGCGATGCGACGATCACGCAGCTTTTTGAAAGCGGCAAAATTTCAAAGATTAGCGATATTTACGCCCTCGGCGCGCAGGATTTGGCGGATCTTGAGGGCTTTGCGGATAAAAAAATTTCAAATCTTTTGGGCGCGATAAATGCGAGCAAAAACGCGCCGCTTGAGTGCTTCATAGCTTCTTTGGGGATCGAGCACATCGGCGAGGTGGCCGCGCGCAAGATCGCCGCGGCGTTCGGACAGGACTGGCTGGATGCGAGCGAGGATGAAATTTTGCGGCTGGAGGGCTTTGGAGAAGCGATGGCAAGGAGCCTAGCGGAGTTTTGCAAGATAAATCGCGAAAAAATTCTAAATCTAAGCGAAATTATCGCGCCGCGCGCGCCCCAGACGCAGACCACTAAAAGCGCTTTCACGGACCGCAGCGTCGTCATCACCGGCACGCTCAGCCGTCCGCGCGACGAGTTTAAGGCCAGGCTTTTGGCGATGGGCGCGAAGGTGCAGGGCTCGGTATCTGCCAAGACCGACTTCGTGCTCGCAGGCGCAGAATCGGGCTCCAAGCTGCAAAAAGCTCGCTCGCTTGGCGTGCGGGTGATCGACGAGAGCGAGTTTGAAGCGATTGCGAGCCTGGCGACGACCGACACAAATTCACCCGGCAGAAGCGAGCCCCAAACGCTTGCGGGGAGCGGCGAGTGA